The proteins below come from a single Oncorhynchus gorbuscha isolate QuinsamMale2020 ecotype Even-year linkage group LG12, OgorEven_v1.0, whole genome shotgun sequence genomic window:
- the LOC123991490 gene encoding vegetative cell wall protein gp1-like, with product MVSYGAKLLDEPPPKTMNMIGFRVRVTEYHGGITRHRALSPAPDPQIPKSQIPIPRFPVPLPQIPIPRSPAPDPQMPSPDPQIPSVPAPDPHPHTPAPEPQPQIPSTRSPDPQIPSPDPQCPIPRSPAPDPQFPCPRSPAPDSQIPSSPSPDPQPQIPRCPAQIPRSPVSQPRVPHPQIPSPRAPAPDPQIPSPDPQIPISPAQIPRSPVSQPQIPITISPVPQIPSPDPQIPISLAPDPQIPIPDPQVPSVPAPDPHPQFPSPRSPAPDPQIPSPDPQIPNPQPQVPSSQPQIPRSPAPDPQPQIPSPRSPDAQPRSPDPQCPSPRSPSPDPQSPSPRSPAPDPQIPRSQAQIPRSPVSQPQIPIPSSPAPDPQPQIPRSPAQIPRSPVSQPQIPIPRSQEPQIPRPPDPQPQIPIPRSPAPDPQFPAPDPQIPSPRSPFPDPQPQIPSSPAPDPQFPSPRSPDAQPRSPVSQPQIPIPRSPEPQPQIPSTRSPDPKPRSPDPQCPSPRYPSPVPQPQIPSPRSPAPDPQFPCPRSSAPDPQPQIPSPRSPAPDPQFPCPRSSALSLK from the exons ATCCCCTGCCCCAGATCCCCAGATCCCAAAATCCCAGATCCCCATCCCCAGATTCCCAGTTCCCCTGCCCCAGATCCCCATCCCCAGATCCCCAGCCCCAGATCCCCAGATGCCCAGCCCAGATCCCCAGATCCCCAGTGTCCCAGCCCCagatccccatccccataccccagccccagagccccagcCCCAGATCCCTAGCACCAGATCCCCAGATCCCCAGATCCCCAGCCCAGATCCCCAGTGTCCCATCCCCAGATCCCCAGCCCCAGATCCCCAGTTCCCCTGCCCCAGATCCCCAGCCCCAGATTCCCAGATCCCCAGTTCCCCATCCCCAGATCCCCAGCCCCAGATCCCCAGATGCCCAGCCCAGATCCCCAGATCCCCAGTGTCCCAGCCCCGGGTTCCCCATCCCCAGATCcccagccccagagccccagcCCCAGATCCCCAGATCCCCAGCCCAGATCCCCAGATCCCCATATCCCCAGCCCAGATCCCCAGATCCCCAGTGTCCCAGCCCCAGATCCCCATTACCATATCCCCAGTACCCCAGATCCCCAGCCCAGATCCCCAGATCCCCATATCCCTAGCACCAGATCCCCAGATCCCCATCCCAGATCCCCAGGTCCCCAGTGTCCCAGCCCCAGATCCCCATCCCCAGTTCCCCAGCCCCAGATCCCCAGCCCCAGATCCCCAGATCCCCAGCCCAGATCCCCAGATCCCCA ATCCCCAGCCCCAGGTCCCCAGTTCCCAGCCCCAGATCCCCAGATCCCCAGCCCCAGATCCCCAGCCCCAGATCCCCAGCCCCAGATCCCCAGATGCCCAGCCCAGATCCCCAGATCCCCAGTGTCCCAGCCCCAGATCCCCATCCCCAGATCCCCAGAGCCCCAGCCCCAGATCCCCAGCACCAGATCCCCAGATCCCCAGATCCCAAGCCCAGATCCCCAGATCCCCAGTGTCCCAGCCCCAGATCCCCATCCCCAGTTCCCCAGCCCCAGATCCCCAGCCCCAGATCCCCAGATCCCCAGCCCAGATCCCCAGATCCCCAGTGTCCCAGCCCCAGATCCCCATCCCCAGATCCCAAGAGCCCCAGATCCCCAGACCCCCAGACCCCCAGCCCCAGATCCCCATCCCCAGATCCCCAGCCCCAGATCCCCAGTTCCCAGCCCCAGATCCCCAGATCCCCAGCCCCAGATCCCCATTCCCAGATCCCCAGCCCCAGATCCCCAGTTCCCCTGCCCCAGATCCCCAGTTCCCCAGCCCCAGATCCCCAGATGCCCAGCCCAGATCCCCAGTGTCCCAGCCCCAGATCCCCATCCCCAGATCCCCAGAGCCCCAGCCCCAGATCCCCAGCACCAGATCCCCAGATCCCAAGCCCAGATCCCCAGATCCCCAGTGTCCCAGCCCCAGATACCCATCCCCAGTTCCCCAGCCCCAGATCCCCAGCCCCAGATCCCCAGCCCCAGATCCCCAGTTCCCCTGCCCCAGATCATCAGCCCCAGATCCCCAGCCACAGATCCCCAGCCCCAGATCCCCAGCCCCAGATCCCCAGTTCCCCTGCCCCAGATCCTCAGCCCTCAGCCTCAAATAA